Genomic segment of Saprospira sp. CCB-QB6:
GCATAGCTTGAATACTGGGGTAGACTATCCGACAGTCTTGTCTTTGGGCCTAGTAGGTTTTTTGTCTTATTTGCCAGTATTGTCGCAGTAGATTATAAATTTACTAAGCTATCTGTCAAGCTTGGCGGGGTCCATAGTAAAGTAAATATCTTATCCGCCAAGTTTGGCGGATGAAATGGCCAAGCCACAGAGCAAAAACGGGCTGTTGTTTTAAGGCTGTGGGAGCCACAGAGTAAAAACAGCAAGTTGATTTAGGGAAAAGGAAGGACCGCAGGACAAAACGGGCTTCAGTTGGCCCTTTGTGGATGTGTATAAAAGGTTGTTGGGAAGAATAAGGCCCCTAAGGACTAGCTCTAAAGCCTCAACAGGGCTTTGGAGCAACTAGTTGGTTTAGCTTTAGGAGTAGTTTGAATAAATGCCCTAGAAAAGGGCGGTTAGTAGGGCTAAGGGGGATTGGGTCCTTGTTTTCTATTTCTAACTTGCTCCCCCTACTCTGAAAAGCATAAGGGAAATGCTGAAGCACTGAGGTCAAAGGGCTGCGGATAGCTCCTTAAGTCCCCTTATCAAGGTCCCTACTCTTATCCACTTCGTTAGTTATTGAACATCAGGCCCCTATCCAAGTTTGGGGGCAAGGGGCCGGAGCCGATTATTGAGGCAACAACAACTGTGGGGCGGCTTAGCGCTGTGCAGGGGTGGCCGTAGGCCAGACCAAGCGGGCGAAGCCGGCGCAGGGCCGAGCGAGCAGCGAGCCCCGCAACATAGCGCCCCGCCCAGCAGGGCGGGGAAGCCCCATACCCCCTATAAAAAGAAATTTGCTTTTCTGCGGGGAAGAATGCATTTTTGTGGGCTCAAATCAAGGGGTATGCGATTAAAAAGTTTAGAGATCAAGGGCTTTAAGAGCTTTGCCGACAAAACGGTAATCAATTTTTCGGAAGATGTAATTGGTATCGTGGGATCGAATGGCTGCGGTAAGTCCAATATTGTAGATTCGATTCGCTGGGTGCTAGGAGAACAGAAAACTAAGCAGCTGCGCTCGGATAGTATGACCAGTGTTATCTTCAATGGGACAAGCAAGCGGAAAGCAGCCGCCTTGGCGGAGGTCAGTTTGCGCTTCGAGAATGATCGAGGGGTCTTGCCCACCGAATTTCAGGAGGTGACCATCAAAAGAGCCCTACATAAAGACGGCAGTGGAGAATACTATTTGAATGGAGTAAAGTGTCGCTTGAAAGATATCAATGACTTGCTTTCCGATACAGGCATGGGCTCCGACTCTTATGCTATCATCGCTCTCGGGATGGTAGATGATTTGTTGCAGGATAAGGACAATAGTCGCCTAAAGCTCTTTGAACAGGCCGCAGGCATATCCAAATATAAAATTCGCAAGAAAGAAACCCTACGCAAGCTCAAGCAGACCTCGGAGGACCTAGAACGGGTAGAAGATTTATTGCATGAGGTCGAGCAACAACTCAAAACCCTAGAGAAACAAGCCAAGCGGGCCAAGCGCTACTTGGAAATGAAGACCGAATATAAAAGTCTGAGTATCGACCTACAAGCTATTCGGATTAGAGGGCTGCGCAAAGATTATTCGGAGCTCGAAAAGAAGATTGCTTTAGAGGGACAGACCATCCAGCAGCAAGAAACAGCCTTGGAGGGCGAGCAAGAGAGTCTAAGAGCAGCCAAAAGAGAGCAAATTGAGAAGGAACAGCGTTTGTCTACAGCTCAAAAGAAGCTCAACCAGTTGATTGGGCGCATCAAGACCCTAGAAAATGAGCAAAAGATGAAGGCGCAAGAAGCCCTCTTCTTACAACAAAACAAAGAAAAACTATTGGATCGTCTGCGCTCAGGCAAAGAACGCTTAGCGCTAGCCCAACAGAATGCCGATCGTTATGCGCAGCAAAAGAAAACGGAGGAAGAAGTCTTAGAGATCCTTTCCGATGCTTTGGCAGAGGCCCATGAGCAACTCGCTAGCATTCGTTCGGAGCATGGGCAGCTCAAAATAGAAGTGGAACAATTTCTAGAAGAGCAAAAGAGCATGCAGGAACGTTTGGTACAGGCCGAAAAAGAAATGGCGGTCTATGAAACGGAACAGAACAACCTCAAAAAGCAGTACCGACAGATAGATGAGCGTTTGGCCATACGGGCCGAAGAGCTCAAAGAGGTAGAACTGGCCTATCGGGAAAGTGCTACGGAGCTACAGACCCAAAAAGGCATTTTGGAGGGCCTACAGCAGGCAGAAGAAAGCCGTAAAGCCGAGTTGGAGCGTGTAGAGCAGCGCTTAGAAGGGCAAAACCAAATCTTGCAGCAGAAAAATCGTTTGCTAGATGCCAAAAGCAACGAAAAAAAGTTGCTGGAAGACCTAGTAAAGAGTATGGACGGTTATGCGCAGTCCGTAAAATTCTTGCATCAGAATGATAGCTGGACGGAGAAGCCTGCTTTATTATCGGATCTATTCTACTGCCCAGAGGAATATCGCTTAGCGGTAGAAAATTATCTCTCCCCCTACTTGAGCTACTATGTAGTTCAAACGGCAGAAGAGGCCTACAAGGCGGTGCAGCTACTCGAAGCAGCGGAAAAGGGCAAAGCCAACTTCTTTATCCTAGATTGGATTTTGCCCAAGAGCGAAA
This window contains:
- the smc gene encoding chromosome segregation protein SMC translates to MRLKSLEIKGFKSFADKTVINFSEDVIGIVGSNGCGKSNIVDSIRWVLGEQKTKQLRSDSMTSVIFNGTSKRKAAALAEVSLRFENDRGVLPTEFQEVTIKRALHKDGSGEYYLNGVKCRLKDINDLLSDTGMGSDSYAIIALGMVDDLLQDKDNSRLKLFEQAAGISKYKIRKKETLRKLKQTSEDLERVEDLLHEVEQQLKTLEKQAKRAKRYLEMKTEYKSLSIDLQAIRIRGLRKDYSELEKKIALEGQTIQQQETALEGEQESLRAAKREQIEKEQRLSTAQKKLNQLIGRIKTLENEQKMKAQEALFLQQNKEKLLDRLRSGKERLALAQQNADRYAQQKKTEEEVLEILSDALAEAHEQLASIRSEHGQLKIEVEQFLEEQKSMQERLVQAEKEMAVYETEQNNLKKQYRQIDERLAIRAEELKEVELAYRESATELQTQKGILEGLQQAEESRKAELERVEQRLEGQNQILQQKNRLLDAKSNEKKLLEDLVKSMDGYAQSVKFLHQNDSWTEKPALLSDLFYCPEEYRLAVENYLSPYLSYYVVQTAEEAYKAVQLLEAAEKGKANFFILDWILPKSEKQLSAAGAQAVLDLLDYEPEYEALAQELLAQVYILEEGQERPSESEAYFLSKDGKRSFGPYSLQGGSVGAFEGKKIGRKKNLALLSEEIAELQSQVSSLQTEVDDLRLRQRQLRQADRSREIQTAERSHQQLLQKNISLESKLEGFEEFKAEAKAQKEQLRTELKKIRNDKREIEGEVEFQEDQLEQLQRRLGKKNMAFKEQAQELSKASAHYNQKHIEQLRQQNRLEGLDKEWQFAQRQAREVEQQLQEDRNALAAGEEREQSLLVAQEESKKQLQELYEDRQLYKARLSDVEQQFFSGRGEIQVLEERWEEQQKQLRKSQELFQLQKERFAELKMQLSNIAERLRIEFELQLSQLLEHEVVSELPESELDKKVEQLRLRINNYGAVNEMAIEAFDEAKERFDFIGEQRQDLIEAQESLMQTIEEIDETASKKFMEAFEQAREHFIRVFRSLFLEDDTCDLLLSDPQNPLESRIEIIAKPKGKRPLSINQLSGGEKTLTATALLFSLYLLKPAPFCIFDEVDAPLDDTNIAKFNNIIKDFSSNSQFIIVTHNKKTMAAVDVMYGVSMQQGVSQVIPVDFRMLQPQ